The proteins below come from a single Spirochaeta lutea genomic window:
- a CDS encoding capsule assembly Wzi family protein, protein MARFRVLFLGGLFYVLGGLLLWGQQDMRLVPLDSPVYQLLDSLSRARAMTVPPLVRPYTYVQARDYLNKVTAKGSPVSEYARELIGALESLLEKPEQPAYPLRADFYLSPQLTGRTNTDIPALTDYGKRTSPVLLDMGAFVDGSLVSFAIDARFELKPDRWYVEDHAPASNIYGDLSFYDVQFPFLAYGAAGGKHWQLVLGRGDLTLGPGARSKLLVSRSPEYLDHLRFTLYWSQFTYTFAAIGFDPYISDSELAVWPAATSDNLGKNELVDSKTLFIHRFDFGIFDRATVGITEGLMWGGAYPDLRFLSPVMIMHNYYDWKPASSLFGLDLSIAPLPWVSLYGQFMFNQIQTAYEIEKYNATSIPNATGWVAGGTGLLPLGLVIGDVGAGDLELTVEYFHTDPYLYISENLLKTFAWRRRVLSNYKSGQVVQLPLGFVYGPDSNVWYARLDYRLPAWGSAGLSFEHRALGQNSLSTPYARGVEPAAKRTPTGIPEYGQVLGLELTAAPDVLPWLQVEAGFFGTWLQNAGHQEGLSEAGFEWSLGMQADVGGLVRWIIGMVK, encoded by the coding sequence ATGGCTAGGTTCAGGGTATTGTTCCTGGGTGGGTTGTTCTATGTTCTGGGGGGATTGTTACTCTGGGGGCAGCAGGATATGCGTTTGGTTCCTCTGGATTCTCCAGTATATCAGCTTCTTGACAGCCTGAGCCGAGCCCGGGCTATGACAGTGCCGCCCCTTGTACGGCCCTATACGTATGTTCAAGCCCGGGACTACCTGAACAAGGTTACCGCCAAGGGAAGTCCTGTATCCGAATACGCCAGGGAGCTCATAGGGGCATTAGAATCACTTCTAGAAAAACCAGAACAACCGGCGTATCCACTCCGGGCGGATTTTTACCTAAGTCCCCAACTTACCGGACGGACGAATACCGATATTCCGGCCCTTACGGACTACGGCAAACGGACCAGCCCTGTGTTGCTGGATATGGGAGCATTTGTCGATGGAAGCTTGGTATCCTTTGCCATAGATGCCCGGTTCGAGCTAAAGCCGGATCGGTGGTATGTGGAGGATCATGCTCCAGCAAGCAATATCTACGGTGACCTATCCTTTTATGATGTCCAGTTTCCATTTTTGGCTTACGGCGCTGCTGGGGGCAAGCACTGGCAGCTTGTGCTGGGCCGGGGCGACCTAACCCTTGGACCTGGGGCGCGGAGTAAGCTGCTTGTGAGCCGGTCCCCAGAGTACCTGGATCATCTGCGCTTTACCCTGTATTGGTCCCAGTTTACCTACACCTTTGCAGCTATCGGTTTTGACCCCTACATTTCAGATTCAGAACTGGCCGTCTGGCCCGCCGCGACATCGGATAATCTTGGAAAAAACGAGCTGGTGGATTCGAAGACCCTGTTCATCCACCGTTTTGATTTCGGTATTTTTGACCGGGCAACGGTTGGTATTACCGAGGGACTCATGTGGGGCGGGGCGTATCCGGATCTCCGTTTTCTTAGTCCGGTAATGATTATGCATAACTACTACGATTGGAAGCCTGCCTCCAGCCTCTTTGGTTTGGATCTGTCCATTGCGCCCCTGCCTTGGGTAAGTCTCTACGGGCAGTTCATGTTCAATCAGATTCAGACGGCATACGAAATAGAAAAATACAATGCGACCTCCATTCCCAACGCAACCGGGTGGGTGGCCGGGGGTACGGGATTACTGCCTCTTGGGTTGGTAATCGGTGATGTCGGTGCCGGCGACCTGGAGCTGACGGTTGAGTATTTTCACACCGATCCGTATTTATACATATCCGAAAATCTGCTCAAGACCTTCGCCTGGCGGCGGCGGGTACTTTCCAACTATAAATCCGGACAGGTGGTTCAACTGCCCCTGGGTTTTGTGTACGGTCCGGACAGCAATGTGTGGTACGCCCGGCTGGACTACCGTCTGCCTGCCTGGGGCAGCGCCGGACTGAGCTTTGAGCACCGTGCCCTGGGCCAGAATTCTCTCAGCACACCCTATGCCCGTGGGGTAGAGCCGGCGGCAAAGCGGACCCCGACGGGTATTCCCGAGTACGGTCAGGTTTTGGGCCTGGAATTAACCGCTGCTCCTGATGTCCTACCCTGGCTCCAGGTTGAAGCCGGTTTTTTTGGAACCTGGCTGCAAAACGCCGGCCATCAGGAGGGGCTGAGCGAGGCGGGGTTTGAGTGGAGCTTGGGCATGCAGGCCGATGTAGGAGGTCTGGTGAGGTGGATTATTGGGATGGTGAAATAA
- a CDS encoding Rpn family recombination-promoting nuclease/putative transposase produces the protein MEPFDNGWKYIIQQHLYDFLSFYFPQVHTLLDIAAKPRFLDKELQRLTRRSKTGKRYADLLVQVQLKTGEPGILFCHIEVQQSPEKNLTWRLFQYSYRIFDRLGFYPITLALLTDSVPGFRPEGLTIEAAGLPVVRFQFYTAKLLDFDERVSDSALGTMAGSGAANPFALATKIHLEYMAARKKNKRRLTRLEDANQSLLYLKLELTRQLKTHGHSSLQIQSLFMFLDWIILLPEGLDEVYYKESRKVLEDSAMGFISTPERIGLRRGLKEGMERGIEKGIEKGIEQGITRGQLVAEQAILIRQLERKFGLTEEERTVISSIQNSETLERALDSIIEATDKAQVFEVLESPGQNRQE, from the coding sequence ATGGAGCCCTTCGATAACGGCTGGAAGTACATCATCCAGCAACACCTGTATGATTTTTTATCCTTCTATTTTCCCCAGGTTCATACACTGCTGGATATCGCCGCCAAACCGCGGTTTCTCGATAAAGAGCTCCAGCGGTTAACCCGGCGGTCAAAAACAGGCAAACGCTATGCCGACCTTCTGGTGCAGGTTCAGCTAAAAACCGGGGAACCGGGAATCCTGTTCTGCCACATTGAGGTACAGCAGAGCCCCGAGAAGAACCTAACCTGGCGTCTGTTTCAGTATTCCTACCGGATATTCGACCGTCTTGGTTTCTACCCCATTACCCTGGCCTTGCTTACCGATTCCGTTCCGGGCTTTCGGCCCGAGGGGCTAACCATTGAGGCAGCGGGCCTGCCGGTGGTCCGGTTTCAGTTTTATACCGCCAAGCTCCTGGATTTTGACGAGAGGGTTTCTGATAGTGCCTTGGGTACCATGGCCGGATCAGGTGCGGCCAACCCCTTTGCCTTGGCGACGAAGATCCATCTTGAGTATATGGCCGCACGGAAGAAGAATAAACGCCGCCTGACGCGCCTGGAAGATGCGAATCAATCCCTGCTGTACCTAAAGCTGGAACTAACCCGGCAGCTGAAAACCCATGGACACTCAAGCTTGCAGATTCAAAGTCTGTTCATGTTTTTGGATTGGATCATCCTTCTTCCCGAGGGGCTGGATGAGGTATACTATAAAGAGAGCCGAAAGGTGCTGGAGGATAGTGCTATGGGATTCATATCTACACCCGAACGGATCGGGTTGCGGCGGGGTCTGAAGGAAGGTATGGAGAGGGGTATTGAAAAGGGAATTGAGAAAGGAATTGAGCAAGGCATTACTCGGGGACAGCTCGTTGCAGAACAGGCAATTTTGATTCGGCAGTTGGAACGAAAGTTCGGGCTTACTGAAGAAGAACGGACGGTCATCAGCTCGATACAGAATTCTGAAACCCTGGAGCGGGCCTTAGATAGTATTATAGAAGCAACAGATAAGGCTCAAGTTTTTGAGGTTTTAGAATCACCAGGACAAAACCGGCAGGAATGA
- a CDS encoding HU family DNA-binding protein: MGINVVVRPNQFTKDGSFFASVEHKDTVSFEELLAKMRTDTALEIADIRSIIERFGPDIIHFTCTGRKVSTPMGIFYLGIGNGSFRLDNEMPEIDKASLKLKFRPSREIVETIRRESQITITEHRGTKVPVIHSVVNVADPTSSEIPSGSLCHVVGSRLTFDRQNPEQGLFLINGDQPDQEVRMDIYSRWGSNYIDFLLPDLQPGTYQLELRGTKNTGRMDKPVQIAA; encoded by the coding sequence ATGGGAATTAACGTTGTAGTACGGCCGAACCAATTCACCAAAGACGGGAGCTTCTTTGCAAGCGTGGAGCACAAGGACACCGTGAGCTTTGAGGAACTACTTGCCAAAATGCGCACTGACACGGCTCTGGAGATCGCGGACATTAGAAGCATCATAGAACGCTTCGGTCCCGACATTATCCATTTCACATGTACCGGCAGGAAGGTCTCCACCCCAATGGGAATCTTTTACCTGGGCATCGGAAACGGATCCTTCCGGCTGGATAATGAAATGCCGGAAATCGATAAAGCCAGCCTCAAGCTTAAGTTCCGGCCGAGCCGGGAAATCGTGGAAACCATCCGACGGGAAAGCCAGATTACCATAACCGAACACCGGGGAACAAAGGTACCGGTCATCCACTCGGTGGTCAATGTCGCCGATCCGACCAGCTCAGAGATTCCCTCAGGCAGCCTCTGCCATGTGGTGGGCAGCCGGTTGACCTTCGACCGGCAGAATCCCGAGCAGGGCTTATTCCTCATCAACGGCGACCAACCCGATCAGGAGGTGCGGATGGACATCTACAGCCGTTGGGGTTCTAACTACATCGACTTTCTGCTTCCGGACCTGCAGCCTGGAACCTATCAACTGGAACTACGGGGCACGAAGAATACCGGCCGGATGGACAAACCCGTCCAGATTGCAGCCTAG
- a CDS encoding GGDEF domain-containing protein: protein MDIMVYRLYYLDKKLTLQKDRRYSLGRNPEADIVLEEPTVSRHHGELWYDQGRWWIIDRGSRNGTRVNGRAVQKERLCDGDRITIGSFNLVYIEQDSRGEDDEFSRLLQDTLLLEYRMARLLDEAAGGGRMREEIFGLKRLINKSRDQMHAAANVDALTGLYNRRFYDQQIRSEAQRSLRYRSPVSLIMVDIDFFKAVNDRRGHQAGDDVLRGLGGLLKDNLRAHDVPCRYGGEEFSIISPGIPGSEAGRLAEKLRRLVEGQSEAIFGFRLTVSMGVAELQAETREYHEKVIDAWVARADAALYRAKETGRNKVVIARSL, encoded by the coding sequence ATGGACATCATGGTTTACAGACTCTACTACCTGGATAAAAAACTGACCCTGCAGAAGGATCGGCGGTATTCCCTTGGCCGGAATCCCGAGGCCGATATTGTTCTGGAAGAGCCTACGGTGTCCCGGCACCATGGAGAGCTGTGGTATGACCAGGGCAGATGGTGGATTATAGACCGGGGAAGCAGAAATGGTACCCGGGTGAATGGCAGGGCCGTACAAAAAGAACGCCTTTGCGATGGCGATCGAATCACCATAGGATCATTCAACCTGGTGTATATTGAACAGGATAGCCGGGGTGAGGATGATGAGTTCTCCCGGCTTCTCCAGGACACCCTGCTTCTGGAGTATCGGATGGCGCGATTGTTAGATGAGGCTGCGGGGGGCGGCAGGATGCGGGAGGAGATCTTCGGTCTGAAGCGGCTGATTAACAAGTCCCGGGATCAGATGCACGCTGCGGCGAATGTGGATGCCCTGACGGGGCTGTACAACCGGCGGTTCTACGACCAGCAGATCCGGTCTGAGGCTCAGCGATCCCTGCGGTACCGGTCGCCGGTGAGTCTGATTATGGTGGATATAGATTTTTTCAAGGCGGTGAACGATCGCCGGGGGCATCAGGCCGGTGATGATGTGCTCCGGGGGCTCGGCGGGCTCTTGAAGGACAACCTGCGGGCCCACGACGTTCCCTGCCGCTACGGGGGAGAGGAGTTCTCCATAATTTCACCGGGGATACCGGGCTCCGAGGCCGGCCGGCTAGCAGAAAAACTGCGCCGCCTGGTGGAGGGGCAGTCCGAGGCTATCTTCGGCTTTCGGCTGACGGTGAGCATGGGGGTGGCGGAGCTTCAGGCCGAAACCCGGGAGTACCATGAGAAGGTGATTGATGCATGGGTTGCCCGGGCGGATGCTGCTCTGTACCGGGCGAAGGAAACCGGGCGGAACAAGGTAGTTATTGCCCGGTCTCTGTGA
- a CDS encoding DUF1538 domain-containing protein, which translates to MRITFWQVTMNRISIAPPVALRMVGTYLRTKLAEQIRSTFFIVAYLLVFQVLIFRAPLVNAGLLALGLGFVILGLTLFLEGIFLGLMPLGERIGLTLPVRGGLAAVLAFSLVLGVGATLAEPAISALRTAGSAITPWDSPLLFALLERYSLELSLVIGAGVGLAVALGMLRFYFFLSLKPFVVILMPLVLVLSWFAARQPGGDQIVGLAWDSGAVTTGVVTVPLILALGMGVSRFRGSGQGSAGGFGVVMLASALPVLAVLIFGLALSPGMPAPSTEEDFIQGVLDGRVRLISSDRLPELLENRGTPQGRHYYALALESSQTQTQTQNSPGESSQYADRPAAIPKSAESRGAVLGLLGTELRGAARAILPLAGVLSLLLFLVLRERTRYLDEVALGIVLSFLGLVLVTSGILLGLSPLGDEIGRRLPEQLDPAPAVQRTLRNFDETSVVRGYTPQGEPQQLVIIHGAGGTEVYPYREENHNRSLGLYELIVPAQIPLGLPPAVWGLGVVLVFAFGLGYGSTLAEPALAAMGKTVETMTVGTLRAKAIIAVVSLGVGFGLVLGVLRIVYAIPLLNLLLPGYGLALILTLFSEDDFVGIAWDAGGVTTGPVTVPLVLSLGLGIGTALGVSDGFGILALASLCPVITVLLYGILARIRRRAILAETEEVPHA; encoded by the coding sequence ATGCGCATAACATTTTGGCAGGTAACCATGAACCGAATTTCCATAGCGCCCCCTGTGGCGCTTCGAATGGTGGGCACCTATCTGCGGACCAAATTGGCCGAGCAGATTCGGTCCACCTTTTTTATCGTCGCCTACCTCCTGGTGTTCCAGGTGCTCATTTTCCGGGCCCCCCTGGTTAACGCCGGGCTCCTGGCCCTGGGACTCGGCTTCGTCATTCTGGGGCTTACCCTCTTTCTCGAGGGCATCTTCCTGGGCCTCATGCCCCTGGGAGAGCGCATCGGGTTGACTCTGCCGGTCCGGGGCGGATTGGCGGCGGTGCTAGCCTTCTCCCTGGTGCTCGGTGTGGGGGCCACCCTGGCCGAGCCTGCCATCTCGGCCCTGCGGACCGCGGGCAGCGCTATTACCCCCTGGGATTCCCCCCTCCTTTTCGCCCTCCTGGAGCGCTACTCCCTGGAGCTGTCCCTGGTTATCGGAGCGGGGGTGGGCTTGGCGGTTGCCCTGGGGATGCTGCGCTTCTATTTTTTCCTTTCCTTAAAGCCTTTTGTGGTGATTCTCATGCCTCTGGTTCTGGTGCTTTCCTGGTTTGCCGCCCGGCAGCCCGGGGGCGATCAGATCGTGGGCCTTGCCTGGGACTCCGGGGCGGTTACCACCGGGGTTGTTACCGTCCCCCTGATTCTGGCTCTCGGTATGGGGGTTTCCCGGTTCCGGGGCTCCGGTCAGGGCAGCGCCGGGGGCTTTGGGGTTGTCATGCTGGCCTCCGCCCTGCCGGTTCTGGCGGTGCTCATCTTCGGCCTGGCCCTTTCCCCCGGCATGCCCGCCCCCTCCACCGAGGAGGATTTTATTCAAGGGGTTCTCGACGGCCGGGTCCGGCTTATTTCTTCGGACCGGCTGCCCGAGCTCCTGGAAAACCGGGGTACCCCCCAGGGCCGGCACTACTATGCCCTGGCATTGGAATCATCCCAAACCCAAACCCAAACCCAGAATTCGCCGGGCGAATCCTCTCAGTATGCCGACCGCCCTGCTGCAATTCCCAAATCGGCGGAGAGCCGTGGCGCCGTCCTGGGGCTGCTCGGCACGGAACTCCGGGGAGCCGCCCGGGCCATCCTGCCCCTGGCGGGGGTGCTGAGTCTGCTGCTGTTTTTGGTGCTCCGGGAGCGGACCCGCTACCTGGACGAGGTGGCTCTGGGGATTGTGCTTTCCTTCCTCGGGCTTGTCCTGGTTACCAGCGGAATTCTTCTGGGGCTCTCGCCCCTGGGTGATGAGATCGGTCGGCGTCTGCCCGAGCAGCTTGATCCGGCCCCGGCGGTCCAGCGTACCCTGCGTAATTTCGACGAGACCTCAGTGGTCCGGGGCTACACCCCCCAGGGCGAGCCCCAGCAGCTCGTTATTATTCACGGTGCGGGGGGCACGGAGGTATACCCCTACCGGGAAGAGAATCATAACCGTTCCCTGGGGCTCTACGAACTCATCGTACCCGCCCAGATTCCCCTGGGGCTGCCCCCGGCGGTTTGGGGGCTGGGGGTGGTGTTGGTCTTCGCCTTCGGGTTGGGCTACGGTTCCACCCTGGCTGAGCCCGCCCTGGCGGCCATGGGTAAAACCGTGGAAACCATGACTGTCGGTACCCTCCGGGCCAAGGCGATTATCGCCGTGGTCTCTCTGGGTGTGGGGTTCGGACTGGTTCTGGGGGTGCTTCGGATTGTGTACGCCATACCCCTCTTGAACCTGCTGCTGCCCGGCTACGGCCTGGCCCTGATTCTGACCCTTTTCAGCGAGGATGATTTCGTCGGCATCGCCTGGGACGCCGGGGGTGTTACCACCGGACCGGTAACAGTACCTCTGGTCCTCTCCCTCGGTCTGGGCATCGGCACCGCCCTCGGGGTCTCCGACGGCTTCGGCATCCTGGCCCTGGCCTCCCTCTGCCCCGTCATTACCGTTCTGCTCTACGGAATCCTGGCCCGGATCCGCCGCCGCGCCATCCTGGCAGAAACCGAGGAGGTTCCCCATGCTTGA
- a CDS encoding RpnC/YadD family protein, whose amino-acid sequence MGFISTPERIGLRRGLKEGMERGIEKGIEKGIEQGITRGQLVAEQAILIRLLEHKFSLSEEEKAFIRSVENTQALERALDMFVDATDKAQVLEVLESPGQNR is encoded by the coding sequence ATGGGATTCATATCTACACCCGAACGGATCGGGTTGCGGCGGGGTCTGAAGGAAGGTATGGAGAGGGGTATTGAAAAGGGAATTGAGAAAGGAATTGAGCAAGGCATTACTCGGGGACAGCTCGTTGCAGAACAGGCAATTTTGATTCGCTTATTGGAACATAAGTTCAGCCTTTCAGAAGAAGAGAAGGCATTTATCCGGTCGGTGGAGAACACGCAGGCCCTGGAGCGGGCCTTAGATATGTTTGTGGATGCCACGGATAAGGCTCAGGTACTGGAAGTCTTGGAATCACCAGGACAAAACCGGTAG
- a CDS encoding SLBB domain-containing protein, protein MTIGYKSFVLKPVFLVLLLATAVIMPSYSQTAVPGQTTLETDSSGSDASPVTIASLDDRLNLANTLPDYLVTPGDTYALSMAAGGGISSGLNRLELFVEEDYTVNMAFLGQVNGRGKTFSQLKQEILGIVRRAYPQSSPALVLTGLGNFEVTLKGSVTSAGIIRADGLTRLSAILSSRLLPYSSNRNITITHRNGQTNQADLFLFSRTADPAMNPYLRPGDEIVVPRADRRVTISGSVYRPGTYTLLPGETFDDLIHHYGDGLLPQADLSNVTRTRTQERVTRDYLDLSNPSAQTALAIINQDEFVIPSHEVNQDLYYVEGALDVLKIENEGQEVLRAESTEGTAKPWYRQSRRLITGLSLQDVVRSIFPYLTQDAALKDAYLLKSQAEEPLPVDIPEVLVGKFGQNITIEPGDRLVIPYAQTFTVLVRGAVETSGLVSVSGYTRLSDVISSHLLETSSTRNILLERADGTRRTLDLFQYTRYGDVTQNPYMLPGDSITIPRAERKVTISGSVYRPGTYTLLPTDTLTDLIERYAEGMLDDADPVNASVIRNNREQIKEFINLSIGQEINAIPVLNLDAFTIPSVNVRQSVFFIEGALRAERLTTTESSDARVTAAGLEPWLRERKDFIPGTNLQDAVRQAYPLLAQQAALGEAYLVKASSDEHIPVNFIEMLLGEGGRTITIEPYDRLVVPYRQFWVNVQGAVNSPGFIPFVEGRGVDYYIDVAGGVNPQAGSGSYELRTSGGDKKKPGEPVQPMDTVHVHRNNVNASIGPTLGTIGTVLGIVGSVLSLVTTIISLANP, encoded by the coding sequence ATGACTATAGGATATAAATCTTTCGTCCTAAAACCGGTTTTCTTAGTGCTTCTGCTTGCAACCGCGGTAATCATGCCAAGCTACTCTCAAACCGCTGTCCCAGGCCAGACTACCCTCGAAACGGACAGCTCCGGCAGCGATGCCTCACCGGTCACCATTGCCTCCCTGGACGACCGGCTGAACCTCGCCAATACCCTGCCGGATTACCTGGTAACCCCCGGAGACACCTATGCCCTGAGCATGGCCGCCGGAGGAGGCATATCCAGCGGCCTGAACCGCTTGGAACTCTTTGTTGAAGAAGATTATACCGTCAATATGGCCTTCCTCGGCCAGGTTAACGGCCGGGGAAAGACCTTCTCTCAATTGAAGCAGGAAATTCTCGGCATCGTCCGGCGCGCCTACCCCCAAAGCAGTCCCGCCCTGGTATTAACCGGCCTGGGAAACTTTGAAGTCACCCTAAAAGGAAGCGTCACCAGCGCAGGGATTATCCGGGCAGACGGACTCACCCGGCTCTCGGCTATCCTCAGCTCCCGGCTGCTGCCCTACTCCAGCAACCGGAACATCACCATTACCCATCGAAACGGACAAACCAACCAGGCCGATCTCTTCCTCTTCAGCCGTACCGCAGATCCGGCCATGAACCCCTACCTGCGCCCGGGCGATGAGATTGTAGTACCCCGGGCGGATCGCAGGGTCACCATCTCCGGCAGCGTATACCGTCCGGGCACCTACACCCTGCTGCCCGGAGAAACCTTTGACGACCTGATTCACCATTACGGCGACGGCCTGCTTCCCCAGGCCGATCTATCCAACGTTACCAGGACCCGCACCCAGGAACGGGTGACCAGGGATTATCTTGATCTCTCCAATCCCTCCGCCCAGACTGCCCTGGCCATTATTAACCAAGATGAGTTTGTTATCCCCTCCCATGAGGTAAACCAGGATCTTTACTACGTTGAGGGAGCCCTGGACGTCTTAAAGATTGAAAACGAGGGCCAGGAGGTGCTCCGGGCAGAGAGTACGGAAGGCACAGCCAAACCCTGGTACCGGCAATCCCGGCGGCTCATCACCGGCCTCTCCCTGCAAGACGTGGTCCGAAGTATCTTCCCCTATCTAACCCAGGATGCCGCCCTCAAAGACGCATACCTGTTAAAGAGCCAGGCCGAGGAGCCCCTACCCGTGGATATTCCTGAGGTGCTGGTCGGAAAATTCGGCCAGAACATTACCATTGAGCCTGGAGACCGCCTGGTTATCCCCTACGCCCAGACCTTCACCGTTCTCGTCCGGGGAGCGGTAGAAACCTCAGGACTGGTGAGCGTCAGCGGATACACCCGGTTAAGCGATGTTATATCGTCCCACCTCTTGGAAACCTCCAGCACCCGGAACATCCTGCTGGAACGGGCAGACGGCACCCGCCGTACCCTGGACCTCTTCCAGTACACCCGCTACGGTGACGTCACCCAAAACCCCTACATGCTCCCCGGGGACAGCATCACTATTCCCCGGGCGGAACGAAAGGTAACCATCTCCGGCAGCGTATACCGTCCGGGCACCTACACCCTGCTGCCCACAGATACCCTGACCGATCTCATCGAGCGCTATGCAGAGGGAATGCTGGACGACGCCGACCCGGTCAACGCCAGCGTCATCCGGAACAACCGGGAGCAGATCAAAGAGTTCATTAACCTGTCCATCGGCCAGGAGATAAACGCCATCCCGGTATTGAACCTGGACGCATTTACCATTCCCAGCGTGAACGTCCGCCAGTCGGTATTCTTCATCGAGGGAGCCCTCAGGGCGGAGCGCCTGACCACCACGGAAAGTTCAGACGCCCGGGTAACCGCAGCGGGCCTGGAGCCCTGGCTCCGGGAACGGAAGGACTTTATACCCGGAACAAACCTCCAGGACGCGGTGCGCCAGGCCTATCCCCTCCTGGCCCAGCAGGCCGCCCTGGGCGAAGCCTACCTGGTAAAAGCATCCTCGGACGAGCATATTCCCGTTAACTTTATTGAAATGCTCCTGGGCGAAGGCGGCCGTACTATCACCATCGAACCCTACGACCGTCTGGTTGTCCCGTACCGGCAGTTCTGGGTGAATGTCCAAGGGGCGGTAAACAGCCCGGGATTCATTCCCTTCGTCGAGGGCCGGGGCGTGGACTACTACATCGATGTTGCCGGGGGTGTAAATCCCCAGGCAGGCTCGGGATCCTACGAGCTGCGCACCTCCGGGGGCGATAAAAAGAAACCCGGCGAACCCGTGCAGCCCATGGACACCGTCCACGTCCACCGCAACAATGTTAACGCTAGCATCGGCCCCACCCTGGGAACCATCGGCACCGTCCTGGGCATCGTAGGATCGGTACTGTCCCTGGTTACCACCATAATCAGCCTAGCAAATCCGTAA
- a CDS encoding DUF72 domain-containing protein, producing the protein MTELKAFESPEGNQGTIPPNLLLGTCSWNYPSWKGLVYTCTQKTAADYLGEYARHFDTAEIDSWFYKIPSPQEAAQYDQNTPDHFVFTTKVWQNLSLTHRRSAPGGPPGAENPEFLSVDGFKRFHEATLPLADKIAVYMFEFEYLNKAKMESVDRFIDRFGEFKAKIDPAIPLGIEIRNKNYLTPGYFRFLQEAGIIHVFSQKQYMPHFYTVFQTYRQYLGPTTVLRLLGGDRKAIEQQTGNTWNQIVDEKPDTRDIINFSVNTTFAPGRVIVNVNNHYEGSAPLTIQRIRRQFGLLGNPL; encoded by the coding sequence ATGACCGAACTTAAGGCATTCGAATCCCCGGAAGGGAATCAAGGAACCATTCCCCCGAATTTACTGCTGGGAACCTGCTCGTGGAACTACCCCTCCTGGAAGGGCCTGGTCTACACCTGCACCCAAAAGACCGCCGCGGACTACCTGGGGGAATATGCCCGGCACTTTGACACCGCGGAAATCGACAGCTGGTTCTACAAGATCCCCAGCCCCCAGGAAGCGGCCCAATATGACCAAAACACCCCGGATCATTTCGTCTTTACCACGAAGGTCTGGCAGAACCTGAGCCTGACCCACCGCCGCAGCGCCCCAGGCGGCCCTCCGGGGGCGGAAAACCCCGAGTTTCTATCCGTCGATGGCTTCAAGCGCTTTCACGAAGCCACCCTACCCCTGGCGGATAAGATAGCCGTATACATGTTCGAGTTTGAGTACCTGAACAAGGCGAAGATGGAATCGGTGGACCGGTTCATAGACCGGTTCGGGGAATTCAAGGCCAAGATAGATCCCGCCATACCCCTGGGCATAGAAATTCGAAATAAGAACTACCTAACCCCGGGGTACTTTCGGTTCCTGCAGGAAGCCGGCATCATCCACGTGTTCTCCCAGAAACAGTACATGCCCCACTTCTACACGGTATTCCAAACCTACCGGCAGTACCTGGGCCCTACCACGGTTCTACGTCTACTCGGGGGCGACCGGAAGGCCATCGAACAACAAACCGGCAACACCTGGAACCAGATAGTGGATGAAAAACCAGACACCCGGGACATCATCAATTTTTCCGTGAATACCACCTTCGCCCCGGGCCGGGTGATTGTGAACGTCAACAACCATTACGAGGGCTCCGCCCCACTCACCATCCAACGCATCCGCAGGCAGTTCGGGCTCCTTGGAAATCCTCTTTAG
- a CDS encoding helix-turn-helix transcriptional regulator has translation MPRLVRLGLLAILLGAAAYGLYKLSDRLFGFVIAGVIVVLVGVFIYDLPRRIVSWITPVLKEFLQETLPSYPEAQQQNSGTGDGYSSEVRTGRRSGGGSPSISSIGSGAADDDGCRFQIKHSSLVPLKFGYRQIAVLQLILNNEHMSLKEAAYELRLDYETLRACLSKTYARHQVKKLPELIAWLHEEGHVELCRVIDDDE, from the coding sequence ATGCCTCGATTGGTACGGTTGGGATTATTAGCCATCCTTTTGGGTGCGGCGGCGTATGGGTTGTATAAACTATCAGACAGATTGTTCGGTTTTGTAATTGCAGGGGTAATAGTGGTGTTGGTGGGTGTATTTATCTACGACCTGCCCCGGCGGATCGTCTCTTGGATTACCCCTGTCCTGAAGGAGTTTCTCCAGGAAACCCTCCCGTCTTATCCGGAGGCTCAGCAGCAAAACTCCGGTACCGGGGACGGATACTCATCTGAGGTCCGCACCGGGCGCAGGTCCGGAGGCGGCTCCCCTTCAATATCCTCTATCGGATCCGGTGCCGCCGATGATGACGGATGCCGGTTTCAGATTAAGCACAGCAGTCTTGTACCCCTGAAGTTTGGATACAGACAAATTGCTGTTCTCCAACTGATATTGAATAATGAGCACATGAGCCTGAAAGAGGCGGCCTACGAACTGCGCCTGGACTATGAAACGCTCCGGGCATGCCTGAGCAAAACCTATGCCCGCCACCAGGTAAAGAAGCTGCCTGAACTTATCGCCTGGCTCCATGAAGAGGGCCATGTAGAGCTCTGCAGGGTAATAGATGATGATGAGTAG